The Vicugna pacos chromosome 28, VicPac4, whole genome shotgun sequence genome includes the window CCTGCTACTCAAAGTCTTGTTAGAAATGCTGAGTACCTTGCCCCACTCAGACCTGCTGAAAtacaatctgtgttttaataagaTCTGCTGCTTTTGAGAAAGCACTGCCTTAGGCTATGTGAATTCTTCATTGTGTCATATCTTTCCTTCTCAGTAAAGATAATTGCCCAGAGGTGAAACCTTTTTTGACACAAATATGGTCTGATCAGAAGCTTCATTTTTAGTGAAGAAATTTATCTTTGAAGTTACAAATTCATTTGCCTGAAGAGTCAGATTTTCTTACCATAAAGCATTGTTTCACTGACCTGCAGCAAAGCAGCTTGTGGTCAGAGCAGTTACTTCCTGGGGTATTTCATGTCTCATCCTTTGGGTTTCTCTGGCTTCGgatcccttttcttgtcttctttatttGACATGTTAGGTACCTACTTACTATCAGGAAAGGGGGCCACATTTCTCTAGTCCTATAGGTAATTTATTGCCCTTCCATTCCTTAGGATGAGATCCATCTTCTCCATGATGACAGAGGGCCTGTCTTAGAAGCATTGGTGGCCAGGGCCATCCGAAACATTGAGATGACCCAAGAGGATGTCCGACTCATCGGTCTTAGTGCCACCCTCCCCAACTATGAAGATGTGGCCACGTTTTTGCGTGTTGATCCTGCCAAGGGCCTCTTCTACTTCGACAACAGGTATGAGAAAAGACTAGGAGACATGgttttttccctctgcctggataACTAAGGTTTATTTAGTACCTCTTAGTCCCTGGGAGAAGTTTAACCAGGGTGACCTTCCTGCTGTCCTTCCCCTTTCTCAAGGAGCTCTGTCAGATTGGGTTTTAGAAGGGCCTTAGATTTTGATTTTGATGGGGTGTGAATCCAAAAAGAGGAGTTTAGTTCCCTGGCAGTGAAAAAAACTGTTTATTTCCTCAGTATTCTGTGCCAGAAGCCTCATTTGTCTAACTGTTGAACTTGTAGCTTCCGCCCAGTGCCTCTGGAACAGACTTACGTAggcatcacagagaaaaaagcTATCAAGCGTTTCCAGATCATGAATGAAATAGTCTATGAGAAAATCATGGAACATGCTGGAAAAAATCAGGTCTGTCGTGGTTTCTTGTTATTCTTGAACTCTTTTTTTGAAGTTTTGACTAACTGACAATCAGGCAAGATTGTCAAAGAGAGACCAACCCAAGTCACTGGTGCCAGGAACGAGGTGGAATATTAGTACAGAATCTTTAGCCTTTGAAAGgataataaaagaatactatgaGTAACTTTACACATAAGTTTGACACCCTGAAAGAAATCGGCCAGTCCCTCAAAAACCACCAAAACAGCCTAGATGAAATGAATACCCTGAAGAGTCCTATAACCGTTAAAGAAATTGAGTTTGTAACCGAAGAAATCCCCCAGGTGCAGATAATCAGTCTGTCTACATTATCAGGGGTTCTTCCATAAAAGGTTTGGATGGCTTACACTAAATATATagtagaaataaagataaaaaattaaaaactagcaGAAGGACATTTTACTggaaagtatataattttttaattgaacattaagtatttttgtctgataaaaagaaacataagaaTTTAGATGAAGAGACAAATCTTTTTTCTTGACACCAAATACTTGGAGGACTTTATTTCCCACAAAATCATGCTAGTTCCACACTGAGACTTATTTCCTAAGTCTGTTTATAAAGACCACTGCCCGTTACTTTACATAACATTTTAACTGCCGTCTTGCAGACGCATTTATTTGGCTTAGAATCTCATCAGGCCTCTGGACATAAATCGAGATTCCTGCATCCCTGTTGTATTTAAACTTACTGTTAAAGAGAGGGTGCAAAGAGTCAGTTTAGTTTCCTGGTTATAAGACCCTTGTAACTGTACTTGGGAAGTTCATTCGCTCAGGGTCTTGCTGACCCTGTTGGGCTCCTGGGCCAGCACGCTTTCCTGCCCTTGCCCCTCTTCATGACCTCAGTTTCTGGCCTTATAATAGTGCAGTTTCTGCTTCCTGTCGCTGGTTCCCTGTGGTCATGGGAATGACTCTTGGAGCTGTGGCTCTTGACTCTGGCAAACCCGTGGTTTCCACTCAGGTGCTCGTGTTTGTCCACTCCCGGAAGGAGACTGGGAAGACGGCCAGGGCCATCCGGGACATGTGCCTGGAGAAGGACACGCTGGGGCTGTTTCTGAGAGAGGGCTCAGCCTCCACGGAAGTCCTTCGGACAGAAGCTGAGCAGTGCAAGGTGAGAAGAGGCAGGCCTGGTTCTCTCATTCCTTCCTGCTAGCTGGCTCAATCTGAGTTGTCCAGGCAGTCCTCTAGGATTGCATCGTGGTGCTGCTTCACACAGGTTGAGGTCTGATGTCTGGTTGTGGTTACATGGAATATGTAAGGGGTCGAGTCTCGTATGAAGAGGTTTTCTTAGTCTCTGGGAGAGGTCCCTCAGGAAGGCTCACCTCACCACCTGCTCTTTTTCTGTCCCACAGAACCTGGAGCTGAAGGATCTTCTGCCCTATGGTTTTGCTATTCATCATGCGGGCATGACCAGAGTTGACCGGACACTTGTAGAGGATCTTTTTGCTGATAAACACATTCAGGTGAGGGAGGGCAAAACGCAGACTTCAGAAGACCCGGCCCATCGAAGGGTTTGTGCCCGGTACTTCGTTGTTTCTGGCTCAGGTAACCCAGGTCAGAGGGTTGTGGCAGGTACATCAGTATAACTGCCCGTGCTGCACGAGGGAAGGTGAGTGAGTTCAGGAGAGTGTCTGAGGAGCATAGCAAAGCAGGCACGTGGCAGACAAGGCCTTGTAAGgccaggaccttgttcattccCTGTCTCGGGAGAGCCTGTAGTTTTAATTGTCTGGTAGCCTTAAGTTGATTCACACAGGTCTGCACTTCCGCCTCATCAGTGTCTCTAGAGTCTTGAAATGTTAATTCTTGAATAGACAAGGAGCCCAAGGCCTCTGCTCTTTTTTGCTCTGGTGTTGCATTGACAGGTACGGGACCCGCTTCAGTCCTGCTGAAAGTTCTAAGGCCAGTTGCCTGGAGAAGTTGAAGAGGTTAATACTTGGTGGTAATTACGTCTATTTTCCTTACTACCTTGCTTTGCTTCTGTAGGTTTTAGTTTCCACGGCAACTCTGGCTTGGGGTGTGAATCTCCCTGCTCACACCGTCATCATCAAAGGCACCCAGGTGTACAGTCCAGAGAAAGGGCGCTGGACAGAACTGGGGGCACTGGACATTCTGCAGGTACAgagtttttgagtttattctcaGTGGGGAAAACTATGCTGTGTATAAAATACCAGGATGCCCAAAGGATGGCAAATGGAAGGCACAGTTCTATAAAGTAGGAGCCTGGAATCAAACGCAGAAGCTCTGTGGCCACAGCCCTCTTGGTTTGCTGTCTCGGACGTAGATGCTGGGACGTGCTGGAAGACCACAGTATGACACCAAGGGCGAAGGCATCCTCATCACTTCTCACGGGGAGCTCCAATACTACCTGTCCCTCCTCAATCAGCAGCTTCCTATTGAGAGCCAGATGGTGTCGAAGCTGCCCGACATGCTCAATGCGGAAATCGTGCTGGGGAATGTCCAGAACGCAAAGGTAGGGAAGGGCTCTGCCCTTGGTGCCTCCTGCCTTCTCCAGAGAGGCCAGGGTACCCAGAGTGGGGTGGTCTCGGTTGTGATGCCCTGCGCCACCGGCATCTGGGGTCCTCCAGCCCTGGGCCCCACATCTTCAGTGTAAGCAGTCTCTCATGAGTTGCTTGGGTCTGTGGCTGATAGTTCCCCCTTGTTGCTAAAATCTTAGAAAAGACTGTGTCTCTTTAGTAATGAAATATAAACATTCTCAAGACAGTATAATACGTGTCCTCATAGCTGGGAGTTAATTTCTAAGTGAGCCATGGCAGCTTTTCACTTGGACATCAGTTCTCCACACTAAGACCCACGAGCTGTCTCTTGTAGGATGCAGTGAACTGGCTGGGCTATGCCTACCTCTACATCCGAATGCTCCGATCCCCAACCCTCTACGGCATCTCTCACGATGACCTCAAGGGAGACCCGCTGCTGGACCAGCGCCGACTGGATCTGGTTCATACTGCTGCCTTGATGCTGGATAAGAACAATCTGGTCAAGTATGACAAGAAGACGGGCAACTTCCAGGTGAGCCGGCTGAGGGACGGAGGCAAAGGTCCCAGCAAAAGTTGTGGCCCCAGGACTCAATTTTTCacattgttttcttgatttgAGTCCTTCCTGTCTCATTGCCTGTTGCTTAGAACagtgggaaaactggatggcaTTGGATTATGCCCTTAGGTTCAAGCCTGACAGTACCTCCTTTAGTGTCTTGAGCTGGGATAGCCAATTCAGCTGTCTTTTCTGTGTGGCCATCAGTTCTCTGTGGGTCAGATTGTTGTGCCATCTTTCTTTCATGGGCTTGGGCCTGGCACTTGTGCTGGGGTGGGTTCGTCCAGTGGGCACGCGTTGTCCACAGTGAGAGGTTACCACTGGATTGAGTCTTCCTTCTTCGTAGGTGACAGAGCTCGGCCGTATAGCCAGCCACTACTACATCACCAATGATACGGTCCAGACCTACAACCAGCTGCTAAAGCCCACCCTGAGTGAGATTGAGCTTTTCAGAGTCTTCTCCTTGTCCTCAGAGTTCAAGAACATCACTGTGAGAGAGGTGAGTCCACGCACAGCATGTTGGAACCAGAGGTTGGTACTCAGCTCCATGCCGCTGGATGGTTCTCTCCTTGGCCTCCTGGCTTTTCCTTGACCTGTTTGCCTTGTGGCAGGAAGAgaagctggagctgcagaagTTGCTGGAGAGGGTGCCCATCCCTGTGAAGGAGAGCATTGAGGAACCCAGTGCCAAGGTGAGCCCAACTCCCCTGTGCTTGGGGTGAGGATCAGGTGATTTTCCTAATCTTCTAAAAGATGAACCTTGAATTTGGGCCTGTGCCTGGTAACCTCAGTTCTCCCAGTTTCTGCATCTTTCTCTTGTGTTCTTTTTACATGGAGTGACAAGTATTTAATGCCTGTAAATCAAGAGCTCTAGAAGATCCTACGTGGCTCAGAAGCCTAGAGCAGAAATGGGGTTTACTTTCTTGGGCTGTTCAGTGATTGGCTGCCTCTGGCTGACCTTGCTTTTTTCCAGATCAATGTGCTTCTCCAGGCTTTCATCTCGCAGCTGAAATTGGAGGGCTTTGCACTGATGGCTGACATGGTATATGTTACCCAGGTGAGGACAGGGTTGTGTCACCCCCTGAACAGTTCTAGTCCATTGTGTGCTCTGTGTGTTTTGAGAAAGTGGGCCTGACACTAGTGAGGGAGAAGTGCTGAGTTCTGTGCTAGTTGGCTTTTTGACTGGTGCACATGTGATGTAGCCACTCTGTTTCACTATCGTGAGCACGTGGGAAACGTAAGGCCTTGAGAGAGATGCTGGGGAGGCTCCTGGGAAGATCCACAAGACTTTAGCGTCTGCCTCCCTCCAGGGAATCACATCCCACTGTGGCTTCTGGGCTCGTGAGTGAATCCGGAAATGGTCAAAGGCTTTATTAGCTACTCTTTGTGTTTACCTCCAAGGGCAAGTAATTTGCGCCCTTAATCTTACTGGAACACTGAATGGTAAATGAACTGAAAGCTTTAAAATCATGCAGCGAGTGATGGGTTAAAATGCTGTGCAGTGAGCTGGAGCTGCACTTTCTAACTGTCCTGCATTCAGAGAGCACTGCTGTAGGGGAATTGGGAGTAATTACAGAGGGACTCAGCTTTTGAGTCAGTGTCGCCAATTGCATCAGAGCTTGAGGTAATGACACCCCATGTAGAGCAGCTTCATTAGGTCTGGGACAGTGGGGACGTAACAGAGGGGGCACTTCATCTTTCTGTAGTCGGCTGGCCGGTTGATGCGGGCCATCTTTGAGATCGTCCTGAACCGAGGCTGGGCCCAGCTTACAGACAAGACCCTGAACCTCTGCAAGATGATCGACAAGCGCATGTAAGGGCAGCTGAGCTGGAAGCCGGCGCCAGGAGTTGGGGTCCCCAGGCAGCGGGGTTTGGTGGGGGAGCCCTAGAATGCATCTTCTCTCCCTGACGTGGGACAGGCCCCTTGGGGTGGAGCTGGGGCATCTTGGAGGGTGGTGGAGGAGTGGCCCTTAGGCCTTACTGCTGGCACAGTTGTGACTCTCCTGTGTGGTCACAGGAGAAGGCAGTCTGTTCCAGGACTGACAGTTCTGTCTCCCTCCTGGGTAGGTGGCAGTCCATGTGTCCTCTGCGCCAGTTCCGGAAGCTCCCTGAAGAAGTAGTGAAGAAGATTGAGAAGAAAAACTTCCCCTTTGAGCGCCTGTATGACCTGAATCACAATGAGATAGGTGTGTGGGAAGCGCTCATCCTTGTCCTCACAGCTCAGACGTCCTCTTAAGCCTGCCTGCTTTCTGGTTCCTTGGCCCCGTGCCCTAATATCCTGTGGTCACTTGTCACATCCCACTCAATTACGAGGCCAGCTCTTGGTCTGGGGGCTTTGAATCCTCTGGGCTCCACTGAGAGTGAAGGGCAGAGCCTGCCTCACTGGGGTGGAACCTGCCCGTTTCCCGTGGTGCTTGAGGCCCAGAGGGCAGGTGTGTTGGGCAAGCCGGCTGCAGCCCCTGTGCTCTCTCATGCCCTCACAGGGGAGCTTATCCGCATGCCCAAGATGGGGAAGACCATCCACAAATATGTCCACCTGTTTCCCAAGTTGGAGCTGTCAGTGCACCTGCAGCCTATCACGCGCTCCACCCTGAAAGTGGAGCTGACCATCACGCCGGATTTCCAGTGGGATGAAAAGGTCAGGTTGTGCACGGCAGGGCTCTGGCTTCAAGGTGACATTGAGGAGTGCGGTATTGCAGGTCTGAGGTCCCAGCGGCTCACGTTCCTTTCACTTGTGCTCATGTGGGCAGGTCCATGGTTCCTCAGAGGCGTTCTGGAttttggtggaggatgtggaCAGCGAGGTGATACTGCACCATGAGTACTTCCTACTCAAGGCCAAGTATGCCCAGGACGAGCACCTCATTACGTTCTTCGTGCCTGTCTTTGAACCGCTGCCCCCTCAGTACTTCATCCGAGTGGTGTCTGACCGCTGGCTCTGTGAGTGCGTCCCCTTGGCCAGGTTGTCCCGGGGCAGTCAGCAGGCTGTCTTGCCCCTTGTACTGGGTGGCCTTAGCTGGGGGAGTGATGTGTATGCTGCCTTGGGGTTCCCAGTGTGCTTACTgccctccccttttcttttctggCAGCTTGTGAGACCCAACTGCCTGTCTCCTTCCGGCACCTGATCCTGCCAGAGAAGTACCCGCCCCCCACTGAGCTGCTGGACCTGCAGCCCTTGCCCGTGTCTGCCCTGAGAAACAGTGCCTTTGAGAGCCTTTACCAAGACAAATTTCCTTTCTTCAACCCCATCCAGACCCAGGGTAAGTGTTTCCACTCCCAGGTGGTCAGTTCCTTTGGAGGCCGTCTAAGGTCCCCTCGAGACAGCTCAGTTCTCTGGCAGGAGCGGAAGTGGGCAGGTGCTTGATAGGGGTGGGGGCTCGTCAGCGCCACCTGTTGGGGCAGCCAGGACGTTTCTGCTTCCCAGAGGCCAGTGGTTACTGTTCGATTTGCTGCTTTGCACATCTCACTGAGGAGGGTCGATAGAGCAGGTCTCATCATGGGGCACTGTCATTTCTCACGCTCAGGAGGCTGCAGTGTTGAACCAGGGTGTGCGGCGTTGACTgaggcctctttctcctcctccgtTGCTTTAAAGAACAGCTGTGTTCACAGAGCACATCCCGTGTTCTATGTGTTCTGGGCTGGGTGCACCCCaagtgttttctcttttattcttcctACTGCTCCTGGGAGGGATTTGCTGTTGGAGTTACTACTGTCAGTGTCctattctgcagatgaggaaacaggcagggAGAGGCACCCCACTGAACCAGCTAATAAATACTAAAACTTGACTTGAACCCAGTCTGGATGCCAGAGCttgggcttttattttctttctctattagATGTTTCCAGGAAACACTGGAGAGGGTTGgaagggcagaggaagggagcTGGTTCCCTTTTGTTCATCATCCTCATCCCTGGGGAGACTGGCAGAGAAGCAGGGAGGACTTTGGCCTCCTTTGCTTCTGTCGTCCTCCCACATATCTCCACGGGACCTAAACTCGTGACCTTGGTCTTTTCCTCTCCTCttgtgtgggagggagggaaggaatgacGGGGAGAGATGTTGCAGGCCGACTGCAGTTGGAGGCCCTGTGCTGTCAGCCCTTGGTGGATGGCAGTCCGGACTAACTGGCTGCGTTTCCCGTGTGTCCTCTGTTCTGGGTCTCATCTCCGTGGACGTTCACCCTGTGTCTCTGTCGGTTCTCAGTGTTTAACACCGTGTACAACAGTGATGACAACGTGTTCGTGGGCGCGCCTACGGGCAGCGGGAAGACCATCTGTGCGGAGTTCGCCATCCTGCGGATGCTGCTGCAGAACTCAGAGGGGCGCTGCGTCTACATCACCCCCATGGAGGCCCTGGCAGAGCAGGTGCGCCACGTGTGACTCTTCCCAGAAATTATTTCCCCCTGTGCGTCCAGAGCAAGGTATTTTTGAGTCCTGAAGTTTGCAGAGTCAACTGGGGTAAGACTCTGCCTGCTGTTGGTCCTTTCCTCAGTCTGCTTACTAAAGAAAAGCATTCCCATCACTTAGAGGCTGGTGTGCGATTATGAAGTAGCTTGGGATCTACAGAGCAACAGGTCTCTGTGTTTGGCTTCTCAGCTGTTTCTCGTAATAAACGAGATGATATTTTTCTGCCTCCCTGCCCACCCGCCCGCCAGGTGTACATGGACTGGTATGAGAAGTTCCAGGATAGGCTCAACAAGAAGGTGGTGCTGCTGACTGGGGAGACCAGCACCGACCTGAAGCTTCTGGGCAAAGGCAACATCATCATCAGCACCCCTGAGAAGTGGGACATCCTGTCCCGGCGGTGGAAGCAGCGCAAGAACGTCCAGAACATCAACCTGTTCGTGGTGGACGAGGTCCACCTCATCGGGGGCGAGAATGGGGTATGGCCTGACCTGCAGCGCAGAAGAGAAGTGGGGACCGGCAGCGTAGCCTTGGGATTGGGCCTTATGTTTGGGCCCAAGGCCAGAGACCCGGGGCTTCTCCGAAGGGGATTTGCCCGTCACCTTCCAAAAGGATGATGTGAGCCTTTTTTGTAGTCCTCTTGGAGAATAGCATCGCTTAGTGGAGATTGCCTGCTTGGAGAAGGTGGGCCCAATGGTGGGAGAGCCCCTAATTAGAAGGCAGAATGAGGAGATCATCCCGAGGAGGGTGGGCTGAACACTAAGGGTGACTCAGGGCCAAGGATGGAGGGACTGGGCCAGTAGTgaccccctcctccctcttcccagccTGTCTTAGAAGTGATCTGCTCCCGTATGCGCTACATCTCATCCCAGATTGAGCGACCCATCCGCATTGTGGCGCTCAGCTCCTCACTCTCAAATGCTAAGGACGTGGCCCACTGGCTGGGGTGCAGCGCCACCTCCACTTTCAACTTCCACCCGAACGTGCGCCCCGTGCCCTTGGAGCTGCACATCCAGGTAGGACCCGCTCTTCCTGTTCCCAAGTGGCCTCATATCCAGGGTATCCAGGTTTTGTAACTTCTTCCTTGGTCTCCAGGGCTTCAACATTAGCCACACGCAGACTCGCCTGCTGTCCATGGCCAAGCCCGTGTACCATGCCATCACCAAGCACTCGCCCAAGAAACCTGTCATCGTCTTTGTTCCGTCTCGCAAGCAGACCCGCCTCACCGCGATTGACATCCTCACCACGTGTGCGGCGGACATCCAGCGGCAgaggtgggctgggcctggctgCTGGGGGCGCATGTGAGGACCGTCGCTGAAGTGCGTCTGGTCCACCTTGAAGGGAGTGCtgttcctgggggtgggggttgccCCCGCCTGGCTTTGGGCTGGGTGTGGCACAGCCAGAAGGGTCACTGCTGGGGTTGGAACTGCACCGGGCTGACTGAGTGCTCGTGCCCTCCAGGTTCCTGCACTGCACCGAGAAGGATCTGATCCCCTACCTGGAGAAGCTGAGTGACAGCACCCTCAAGGAGACGCTGTTAAATGGGGTGGGCTACCTGCACGAGGGGCTGAGCCCCATGGAGCGGCGCCTGGTGGAGCAGCTGTTCAGCTCAGGTAAAGAACACGCCTTGAGGCACAGTGAGATTAGCTCCCAGGGTGTCCCGGGGGTGGGTGTCAAACTTTTGGGTGAGGGTGATATTTCTCTAGAGCACACTagtcattttcaaaatgtttattatcagatcattttttatgttttatcttATTTGATCCTGTCAATATCCTTGTGATGAAGGTGGAGCAAACATGACCCCTACTGCTCGGTGAGAAAACAGCAGGCCCATACAGTTGTACTATTGCAGAACCTGGTTTTTCCAACCAGAACCTTTGGCTACTAGACCTGGTTCTCCGTGGACCAGACTCAGCAGCATGGTTAGGCTGAGAGATGTAGTGCACCCTGTTAGTTGCCCTTGGGTAGCTGTGTGCCACTGTCCCGTGTGGACATCTGGCATTTTGTGCAGAATATTATTCGGACACTGCTCAGTGGAGCTGCTCCTGCCAGATCACTTACTGTCACTCCTTGACTCCTGAATCTGTGTGGTTTGGGGCACACTCAGAGAGAGCTCGATTTTGCTGCTGTGTACTGAGCCAGCCTGTGCTGACTTGGTGTCAGCACTTTTCAGTTGACAAGGCCTGGCTGTCAGGTAGGCGTGTCAGCCTAGCTTTCCCCGGGCTTGGCATTCTGTCCTAGGACTACCTCATTTCTTCTAGGGTAGTACCCCAGCAGGGCAGCAGTGGCGTGGAGCCACCTCCTGCAGCACCGTGTTAGCCTCTAGTCACGTAGCTTGCTTGCTCCTGGCAAGCTCTGCTCTGAGTTCTGAAACGGAGCACGAGTCAGCACCTACCCAGGAGGCAGCAAGTCCTGCCTCACCCAGGGAGCCCTGCGCTCAGTCTCGTCCTCCCTCTGCCGCTCAGGGGCCATCCAGGTGGTGGTAGCTTCTCGGAGCCTCTGCTGGGGCATGAACGTGGCCGCGCACCTGGTGATCATCATGGACACCCAGTACTACAACGGCAAGATCCACGCGTGAGTACAGCCGTGATCCGTGTTAGCGGGCCCCTCCCTCCTACAGTGAACAGAGCACTGCAGATCACACGTTCACTGTCCTGAAGAAAAGGTTAAGGGAAATAAACAGCCAGCCTCGATTCCACCCCAGCCAGAGTTTTACTTGTgtgaacttattttttaatgtctgaaccCGTTTCTAGGTTTGGTTTTGAGTTGAGTAACTTGATCACTCTTGAAATACGAAGCTGTGAAGTTTAGTAGCTTGCCGTAACGTATTGGCTAATATAATAAGGAGTAATTCTGCTCTTGCCATTAGATGGATTTGTAGCTTTGGTTCAAGGACCCTGAGCAACAAAGTCACAACGCTTACACTTGAAAACTAAAATGACATGTAGGTAACATGTGAAGCCAGTGCCGGGCCCAGGAGCTCGGAGACACGGAGTTTGGCTGCTGTTTGCCCACATCTTCCCACActtgcattttgttctttgacatTTAGGGCATCATCCTCCCGAATGCGGGCTCTGTTGATGCAGCTttgccttctctcccctcccgtCCCAGGTACGTGGATTACCCCATCTACGACGTGCTGCAGATGGTGGGGCACGCCAACCGCCCCCTGCAGGATGACGAGGGGCGCTGCGTCATCATGTGCCAGGGCTCCAAGAAGGTCCGCCCCCGCCGCTCGCTGGGCCTCAGAGCAGACTCCCTCCTTGGATAGATGTCTCTAGTTACTCTTTTACGTTCTTCTTGTCAACCTCTGCTTCTCATTTTCCACGCTGCTTTTGTAATTAGCTTCTCAGCTGCATAGAACTTTGTAGCCTTTGACTTTTGCTGCTGCAGTTGGCTCTGTGTGTTGAGGTCTTTGCCCTCGGGCTGGTTCCATCTTTCCTTACGCACTGCTCAGCCTGTGTGACTTGGTGTCCCCCTGTCCCCACTAAAAATAACCAGTGATACCTGTGGAAATAGGCATACACCCCAACTCTCCTGGTCCAGACCCAGCTCTCCTTGTCTGTGCAGCTGATTTCTTCCATTTTGTATTAGCTGTGTCTGTCTGTCACACAGGGGCCATGCCCTGTGGATTTGCCCTTGGCCCTTCTTTGTGACCATACCgtcactgacttttttttattgctatttcttcTCCTGTAGGATTTCTTCAAAAAGTTCTTATATGAGCCATTGCCGGTAGAGTCTCACCTAGACCACTGTATGCATGACCACTTCAACGCTGAGATTGTCACCAAGACCATTGA containing:
- the SNRNP200 gene encoding U5 small nuclear ribonucleoprotein 200 kDa helicase, with protein sequence MADVTARSLQYEYKANSNLVLQADRSLIDRTRRDEPTGEVLSLVGKLEGTRMGDKAQRTKPQMQEERRAKRRKRDEDRHDINKMKGYTLLSEGIDEMVGIIYKPKTKETRETYEVLLSFIQAALGDQPRDILCGAADEVLAVLKNEKLRDKERRKEIDLLLGQTDDTRYHVLVNLGKKITDYGGDKEIQNMDDNIDETYGVNVQFESDEEEGDEDVYGEVREEASDDDMEGDEAVVRCTLSANLVASGELMSSKKKDLHPRDIDAFWLQRQLSRFYDDAIVSQKKADEVLEILKTASDDRECENQLVLLLGFNTFDFIKVLRQHRMMILYCTLLASAQSEAEKERIMGKMEADPELSKFLYQLHETEKEDLIREERSRRERVRQSRMDTDLETMDLDQGGEALAPRQVLDLEDLVFTQGSHFMANKRCQLPDGSFRRQRKGYEEVHVPALKPKPFGSEEQLLPVEKLPKYAQAGFEGFKTLNRIQSKLYRAALETDENLLLCAPTGAGKTNVALMCMLREIGKHINMDGTINVDDFKIIYIAPMRSLVQEMVGSFGKRLATYGITVAELTGDHQLCKEEISATQIIVCTPEKWDIITRKGGERTYTQLVRLIILDEIHLLHDDRGPVLEALVARAIRNIEMTQEDVRLIGLSATLPNYEDVATFLRVDPAKGLFYFDNSFRPVPLEQTYVGITEKKAIKRFQIMNEIVYEKIMEHAGKNQVLVFVHSRKETGKTARAIRDMCLEKDTLGLFLREGSASTEVLRTEAEQCKNLELKDLLPYGFAIHHAGMTRVDRTLVEDLFADKHIQVLVSTATLAWGVNLPAHTVIIKGTQVYSPEKGRWTELGALDILQMLGRAGRPQYDTKGEGILITSHGELQYYLSLLNQQLPIESQMVSKLPDMLNAEIVLGNVQNAKDAVNWLGYAYLYIRMLRSPTLYGISHDDLKGDPLLDQRRLDLVHTAALMLDKNNLVKYDKKTGNFQVTELGRIASHYYITNDTVQTYNQLLKPTLSEIELFRVFSLSSEFKNITVREEEKLELQKLLERVPIPVKESIEEPSAKINVLLQAFISQLKLEGFALMADMVYVTQSAGRLMRAIFEIVLNRGWAQLTDKTLNLCKMIDKRMWQSMCPLRQFRKLPEEVVKKIEKKNFPFERLYDLNHNEIGELIRMPKMGKTIHKYVHLFPKLELSVHLQPITRSTLKVELTITPDFQWDEKVHGSSEAFWILVEDVDSEVILHHEYFLLKAKYAQDEHLITFFVPVFEPLPPQYFIRVVSDRWLSCETQLPVSFRHLILPEKYPPPTELLDLQPLPVSALRNSAFESLYQDKFPFFNPIQTQVFNTVYNSDDNVFVGAPTGSGKTICAEFAILRMLLQNSEGRCVYITPMEALAEQVYMDWYEKFQDRLNKKVVLLTGETSTDLKLLGKGNIIISTPEKWDILSRRWKQRKNVQNINLFVVDEVHLIGGENGPVLEVICSRMRYISSQIERPIRIVALSSSLSNAKDVAHWLGCSATSTFNFHPNVRPVPLELHIQGFNISHTQTRLLSMAKPVYHAITKHSPKKPVIVFVPSRKQTRLTAIDILTTCAADIQRQRFLHCTEKDLIPYLEKLSDSTLKETLLNGVGYLHEGLSPMERRLVEQLFSSGAIQVVVASRSLCWGMNVAAHLVIIMDTQYYNGKIHAYVDYPIYDVLQMVGHANRPLQDDEGRCVIMCQGSKKDFFKKFLYEPLPVESHLDHCMHDHFNAEIVTKTIENKQDAVDYLTWTFLYRRMTQNPNYYNLQGISHRHLSDHLSELVEQTLSDLEQSKCISIEDEMDVAPLNLGMIAAYYYINYTTIELFSMSLNAKTKVRGLIEIISNAAEYENIPIRHHEDNLLRQLAQKVPHKLNNPKFNDPHVKTNLLLQAHLSRMQLSAELQSDTEEILSKAIRLIQACVDVLSSNGWLSPALAAMELAQMVTQAMWSKDSYLKQLPHFTSEHIKRCTDKGVESVFDIMEMEDEERNALLQLTDSQIADVARFCNRYPNIELSYEVVDKDSIRSGGPVVVLVQLEREEEVTGPVIAPLFPQKREEGWWVVIGDAKSNSLISIKRLTLQQKAKVKLDFVAPATGAHNYTLYFMSDAYMGCDQEYKFSVDVKEAETDSDSD